Within the Ciconia boyciana chromosome 19, ASM3463844v1, whole genome shotgun sequence genome, the region TCCTAAAGTGCCGATCGTGATTCAGGACGACAGCCTTCCTGCAGGTCCTCCCCCGCAGATCCGCATCTTGAAGAGGCCGACGACCAACGGCGTGCTTAGCAATCCCAACTCCGCCAGCAGACCGGCCTTCCCCGTGAAATCCTTGGCGCAAAGGGAGGCGGAGTACGCAGAAGCCAGGAAACGAATATTGGGCAGCGCGAGCCCCgaagaagagcaggagaaacCCATTCTAGATAGGTGAGAGCAGCCTTTCGTGCTGCGGCAGCTTTGCCTGTGCTCCTTGCAAACACGTTCCTATCAGAAGGAGGGGGATGAGCTCCTTGAAGAGTAAAGTGAGGCTGGCAAGGAGAAAGGAGTGCCTTGTTAGCAAGCAGGGCATCATAAATCTCAAATACATGGGAGTTAAGGGAAGTGCAAGTGCCTGATAAGGCTGTAAAGGTTCTCTTAGACCCTTGGAAGAATGTGCTGGGAGTGTAGAGAGGAGTGCAGGCAACCAGGGTTATCCTGGCAGGACATATCCTTGTCTTCCCTGAGGTTTTTGACTTAAGGGAGCCACCACGTGCGGGCGGGAGAGTCGAGCATAAGAATGCAGGTTATTTGAAGGCACCGTGCTCCCCTTTTTATTTGCAGCGTGGGTCTCAGCTactctttggaaagaaatgaagtgcTAGTTTGATTTTTTGGTCGTGTTCCCCATCCCAGGGAGCAACGTGTGACGATTGTCCCATGGCAGTGACTTCCCACCGAGGCGGGAGTATTTGTTGAAGGCGTACGGCGTGACGCAGCCACGTTGCCTCCGCCTCTGATCTCCTTTCTCCTTGCAGGCCGCCGAGGATCTCCCAGCCGGAGGACACCAGGCAGCCCAATAATGTGATTAGGCAACCCCTGGGTCCCGATGGCTCACAAGGCTTCAAACAACGCAGATAAACGCGGGGGAGAGATGCTGCTGCGGAAGGCAGGGTCCGCCGCCACGGGTCGCACTGCCGTGGCGGACAAACGGACTTGAGCAAAGGGAACTACCTGGTTTATTTGCACTGTGATCCCCTTTGCTCTGCCCACTGTGACCTTCAACCCCACGCACTGTGACCTCCCCTCTCCACCCACTGTGACCGGCAAACCGAGAAGGGCTGTCCCCAAGTCGCTGTAAAAGGAAAGGGGACGAGGGGAGGGGGTTATAAAAGACTCGGACGGGTGCAGGGAGTCGTGTGTGTGCCACTTGGGTTGAAGCTAGCGCCAGCAATAATGTTTGTTGTACTCATAACCTGggatttaaggaaaaaaaaaaaatatgggaaGCCTCCCCAGACGCGCATGTTGTCCTCATCACTTTAAGAGCAAGTTCTGTTTCAAAGGatctcttattttattttttttctgtttgttttctgtatatcAGATCAATGGAGTGCATGGGAAGGGTTTtaactgtttgttttaattgagAGAGGTAGTTAAGTGTTCGAAAAGGAGTTTCAATGAATTTCTGCGACTTTAATGGCTCGGGTTTGGCAAGCTCTTGCTTCTCGTTCTCTGTTTCTACTGCTGACAAGCACGTGGAAGCGGACTCCTGGATACCTGGCCTTTCCGATCGCCTTGGGAGCTGGCTGAGTCCGACAACCTAGTTTACGTCTTGCACCTGTTAAAGCTTGGCTAGTATTTTCTGCTGGCTTTGAGGAAAAGCTTAAAatacacttgtttttttctttttttctttttgtatttgggGAGAAGGGAATGTAGACGGATCCCGTGAAAATGCCTGCTGCCCCGCCGCTGTTTGCGGCAGAGAGAGCCAGGTGGCGAAGAATTAGGGCTCCGTTGCGAGGAGGAGAATAGCCGGCACCGCTCCGCTCCATGAAATAAATATGTGGGGAGGAGCCCTGCTCCATATGGCCCGTGCTCGTCAAGCGGCTGGCGTAACGCCGAGGAGCGGGATGTCCTGCGGGTCCGAACCTGAGCGGCTTAATGTCGGAGCGAAGGCACCGATCGATCTCTCGGTCACGGTACGAGCTGCGTTTGCCTCTGGAAATCACAGACGTCGGGAACAAAACCCACCTTGGATAAAGCCTGGATGATTCCTCCCTCTTCCTGGCGGCAGCTGGCTCCCCGCGAGGCTTCAGGGAAGGGATTTTCCTCCTCCGGCTCCTGGGAAGAGGACAGGGAGGCTGGTGGTCTGCAAGAACGTGGATGCTCCCCCCCGGATGAAGCTGACCTACCTTAATATTGAGGGATTAGATGAACACTACATGCTCTTCTTGGAGGGGACGGTACCTAGAAAACCATTTCTGGTTATCGGCGGATTATTCTGTATGGGTGCAGCCTTCCCTGCCGCTTTGTGCTCAGTAGGTTCAAGGGTAAACAAGCAAATCTTAACTAAGTCTTCTACCCGAAGGGAAGCGACCGTACAAAAAGACGTGTATGGAAATAcggcttaaaaaaaaaaaataccgGTAAAATAAAACTACCTGTGTATAAAAAGAATCCGCTAGAGCGTTAATTAGCTGATTAAAGCTGATTAAAGCACCGAGGAGGGTGGTGAGGTGGGGCCGGGCAGGCAGATGTCCCCTGGGCATCCCCAActgccagtgcttttttttttttttgggggggggggaggtctTATATTTATCCCACCTCCCCGCAGGCTGGTGGTCAGGATGGGTcccggggggagcgggaggggagAAGGACATCAGCAATAACCGTAGTCACCGCGCCTTTCCTTAATTATTACTAAAACTAGCTTTTAATGGCCAAAAAACCTGCAAATCCACCCGGTTCCTGGTGTAGCTGGCCAGTGTTAAAGTCGCTGCCTCCTCCGGCACTGAAATCTCCGTTTCCGGCACCGAAATCACCCGGCTCCTCCATCCCGGTGACCAGGATACGTCCCGCCCGCAGGCAGGGCTCGGCGGCGTTCCTGCGGGAAGCCCCTTCGTCCTGGAAGGTGGAGGATGAACACGGTACCGCGTGTTTTCACCCCAAAACGTGCGCCGAAGAGAAAACGTtttataaattgtattttaaataaatgtctttaaaCTTTTaacgacttttttttttattttttccctcctctatCCCTGTCTCTCGTTTCGGTGGCAGCTCCTAGAGCGAGTAGATGCTTAAAAATTCATCAGGAAGGTAAAATCTGGGAGCGTTTGGC harbors:
- the SZRD1 gene encoding SUZ RNA-binding domain-containing isoform X6; this translates as MEDEEVAESWEEAADSGEIDRRLEKKLKITQKESRKSKSPPKVPIVIQDDSLPAGPPPQIRILKRPTTNGVLSNPNSASRPAFPVKSLAQREAEYAEARKRILGSASPEEEQEKPILDRPPRISQPEDTRQPNNVIRQPLGPDGSQGFKQRR
- the SZRD1 gene encoding SUZ RNA-binding domain-containing isoform X3 codes for the protein MEDEEVAESWEEAADSGEIDRRLEKKLKITQKERAGSSRLDVATAMGKPFKKKTLKGRNGRKSKSPPKVPIVIQDDSLPAGPPPQIRILKRPTTNGVLSNPNSASRPAFPVKSLAQREAEYAEARKRILGSASPEEEQEKPILDRPPRISQPEDTRQPNNVIRQPLGPDGSQGFKQRR
- the SZRD1 gene encoding SUZ RNA-binding domain-containing isoform X1 is translated as MRRKSVFCVIRITQCLPGKGAAPWEIDRRLEKKLKITQKERAGSSRLDVATAMGKPFKKKTLKGRNGRKSKSPPKVPIVIQDDSLPAGPPPQIRILKRPTTNGVLSNPNSASRPAFPVKSLAQREAEYAEARKRILGSASPEEEQEKPILDRPPRISQPEDTRQPNNVIRQPLGPDGSQGFKQRR
- the SZRD1 gene encoding SUZ RNA-binding domain-containing isoform X4 — protein: MRRKSVFCVIRITQCLPGKGAAPWEIDRRLEKKLKITQKESRKSKSPPKVPIVIQDDSLPAGPPPQIRILKRPTTNGVLSNPNSASRPAFPVKSLAQREAEYAEARKRILGSASPEEEQEKPILDRPPRISQPEDTRQPNNVIRQPLGPDGSQGFKQRR
- the SZRD1 gene encoding SUZ RNA-binding domain-containing isoform X7 → MEDEEVAESWEEAADSGEIDRRLEKKLKITQKERKSKSPPKVPIVIQDDSLPAGPPPQIRILKRPTTNGVLSNPNSASRPAFPVKSLAQREAEYAEARKRILGSASPEEEQEKPILDRPPRISQPEDTRQPNNVIRQPLGPDGSQGFKQRR
- the SZRD1 gene encoding SUZ RNA-binding domain-containing isoform X2: MRRKSVFCVIRITQCLPGKGAAPWEIDRRLEKKLKITQKERAGSSRLDVATAMGKPFKKKTLKGRNGKSKSPPKVPIVIQDDSLPAGPPPQIRILKRPTTNGVLSNPNSASRPAFPVKSLAQREAEYAEARKRILGSASPEEEQEKPILDRPPRISQPEDTRQPNNVIRQPLGPDGSQGFKQRR
- the SZRD1 gene encoding SUZ RNA-binding domain-containing isoform X5 translates to MRRKSVFCVIRITQCLPGKGAAPWEIDRRLEKKLKITQKERKSKSPPKVPIVIQDDSLPAGPPPQIRILKRPTTNGVLSNPNSASRPAFPVKSLAQREAEYAEARKRILGSASPEEEQEKPILDRPPRISQPEDTRQPNNVIRQPLGPDGSQGFKQRR